The Alcaligenes faecalis sequence GCCTGCACTACCGCTTTCCCAACAGCGGCAAACTAGAGCCGTGGGCGCTACGCCGCGCTGCAGATGAACCCGAACTGACGCTCCCCACCTCGATGATCTGCAATAACATTGAGACGCGCCTGTGCTTTGCGCTGCAGGGCTTAGGCATCGCCTACCTGCCAGAGTTCTCGATCAGAGAACCTCTGGCAAATGGGCGGCTGCAGACTGTTCTGGCCGATCATGCCCAGCGAACTGGCGTTTTTTACATCCTTTGGCCCGCCAGCAAACATCCTTCGCCGAAGGTCAGAGCCTTCGTCGATTTCCTGTGCGCTCATGTGTTTCCGGCTGCTCTGGACAAGCCACAAACCAAACCCCACCGCGTGAACGGCCAATAAATGCCCACCCTCAATCCGCTCCACTTCCCACGCCTGCCCTAGGGCGAGATTTTGACGCACCGCCTGAGCAGATATTGACCTAGTCTCAGCCATTGAACCTGCTGTATAGACTTTGACTCAGTGCGGCACATGATGCACTGGCAGCATCTTGGACAAAAAAAACCCCTGATCTTGCTTGAGACCAGGGGGTTTATTTCTTGCACAGTCAACGGATCGCCAAGCTTTGGCAATATATCGCAGGCAGCCTAACAGACCTCTTCCAGATTGGTCTCGTTCACCGGCATCAGACGGCGGTAGAACGTAGGCAAAGCAAACAAGGCACCATGAAGATCAGCGTTGTAAAACTGCAGGGAATCCTGGTTCTCGCTGCTCATACGCTGCTCCAGACGCTCCTGAATTTGCTCGGCACAGAACGTACGCGGGTTCAACTCATCAGAAGCAATCGCCAACCCCCAGTAAGAGCCGTACAGCGGGATATGCAGCCCGTAGCCATGCACTTGGGCGAACACGCTGGCCAAGGAGGAGCTCAGATTCTTGACCTGCTGGCTTTCGTGGAAAGGCGAACCCAGGTGCAACACCAAAGCACCACCGCTTGCCAGCGCGCGTTTGCAGGACTCAAAGAACTCAGCGGTGTACAAGGGACCGGCCGGAGTTTCGGGGTCGGTCAGATCCAGATAAATCAGATCAAACTGCTCCTGCGTCGTGGCCAGGAACTGCGCACCGTCTGCAATTTGAATCTGCACACGTGGGTTATCAAATGCCCCCTTGTGAATGGACTGCAGGTGTTCGCGAGCTACCTCAATCACCTCACCATCCAGTTCAACCAGAGACACACGCTCCAGGCTGGGGTACTTCAACAGTTCTTCCAGGGCTCCGCCATCACCACCGCCCACGATCAGGGCGCGACGAGGATTGGGATGAGCCATGGCAGCCGGGTGAATCAGACCTTCATGGTAGAAGAACTCTTCAGCCTCGGAGGTCATCATGCAACCGTCCAGGCGCAAGGTCGTACCCAGGGTTTCGGAACGCAGCAATTCCAGACGTTGGAAAGCCGTCTGGCGCTCCAACAAACGCTCGGTAAAGCGGAAACCGTACAAGGCGTCCTGGTTCAGGTTTTCCGTCAGCAACTCGCCCGCATGAGCCGGGCCGTCGGCCTCGCCGCGCCACAAGCGATTACGCTGGGCCTGGCCGGGCTTGAAAGCCTGTTCAATTCCGTTGATCAGGCCGGTCGCCTTGCCCGAGTTATCCTGCATGAAGTTGCAGACATAAACGTCCAACGTCACGCCACCACGCTCGGGCCAGGTATGAATGGCCAAGTGGGACTCGGCCAGCAACAGTACACCGGTGACACCACCGGGCTGCCCTTCAAACTCGGGAAATGCCTGCCACTCCTCACCAACAATCGTCAGCCCTGCATCAATCGTTTGCTGGCGGCAAAAATCAGCCAGTTTCTGGGCATCGATCAGCAGCTCCGGGCTGCATGCACATTGGTAAAGGTCTGCGGTCAAGTGCAAGCCTTGCATAATCGTGTGCTCCTTTAACGGATTTTGCGCTCCCTACCAACGAGATGACCGCAACATAAAAACTTCAAAGCGAGGTGCACCTGAACAGGCGATCACCTCGCTTCATCGAAAAGAGCGCAAATTGTACCTTATATCAAACTTAAATATATGAAAATAACCCTATTTTAGAGAAGATTAAGGTGTATACGATGCGGAAGGCAGCAGAACCAATTCCATGACCAAATGCGCACCCGGTCCCGGATGTTCCTTGAAATACACCCTGCCCCCGTGGTGCCGCACAATCGAACGCAAAATGGACAAACCCAGACCACTACCTTGTACCTGTTGGCCAGGTAGGCGATAGAACTTGTCAAACACTTTATCTTGATAAATAGGATCAATACCCGGCCCTTGGTCCAGAACCTCTATACAGGCCCAACCAGCTTGGCCAGGCCGCAAACGCAAGATCACCACGGTATCCGCAGCCGAGTACTTCAAGGCATTTTCCAGGGCATTTCGCAGCGCCACAAGCAAAGGAACAACATCCACTCTGGCCCACAAACTGTGCGACGGTAAATCCAGACAAATCCGCTGGCGCTGTTCATTGAAAGCACGCAGGCTCAGACGCAACACCGCGCGCAAATCCGACGCGCGCCACTCCCGGCTGCCGACCCCGTCGTACTCAATGCGATTCAGTTGCGTCAACTCATCCAGCAGCACATCCACACCTCGGACTTTTTCATGTAACTGCATGTAAATCTTACTGGCCCAGGCTGACGGGGTAGCCTCCAACTGCAGCAATTCAATATAGCCACTGATGGCCGCCAGCGGAGAGCGTATTTCATGGGCGGCCACCGCAAAACAGTCTGCCCGGTCTCGTTCTTTTTGCATGTGAGCGGTGACATCGCGAATCATCAATAACGTGGCCGTATCTGGAGCTGGCGCAGCATAGGAGTGAAACTCCAGTGCACGTCTGCGCTCGCCTTCACCATCCCGGTGCATACCGTAAAAGGGATGATTGCTGCGGTAAATAGCTTGGCTAATTCCAGGTAGCAAATACGCTAAATCGGCCTGCAGTCCATTTTCGAGACGTTGGAAAAAATCAAGAAAGTCATTTTTGCCATTGACCAGCTCCGGCAGACCCAACATGTTACGCATGGCCCGATTACAGCCCAGCAGCCTCCCACCGGAATCAAACATCACAATCGCATCCGGCAAGGTATCCAGCATTTGTTCCGAACAATGCGATCTTTCATAAGTCAGCCTGGGCCATTTAGGAACACTCGCTTGATTAAACAAGCGTTGCCCCATTAGAAAACTGGTAAATAATGTGAGCAACAAGTCAATCCCCTATTTCTGCCCCAAAACAAGCACTGTGCCTGCCTCAGTGCGTTCTCAATCGCCATGCCGCAAAAGATCAGGCTCCGAAAATACACCTGCTTTTTTCCGGATGGGATTATCGACACGCCGATATCTTGCATCGGCCTGGGTGAAACAAACGATCAATTACCTAATAACGTTATTTCATTACCAACAAGCCAAAAAACGGGAAAAGCACTATGACGTTTAAAAATCTTGACTCCAAAATAACGCGCCAGACTGTTTAAAATCATAAACAGCCGTATCATAAGGCGCACAGAGCTGATTGTAGAAAATAAGGAGGCTTGCATAAAATAGATTCCTATTTATTTCATAAAGGCTGACTGGGATCAAGGTCAATACCCACAAAAAACACTAGGGTGCAAACACCCTGTTTTTCTGCTTGGGCAGTCCCCCCACTATCCTGGGCACCAATTTGCTGCATTACACGACAAGTGTGTTCAACGACCTACACTGGAAGGTCCGGTAACACGACAGCACAAGGGATACGCGTAAAATCAGCAAGGCGAGTCCAGGTTCATAGGCCCGCCAGATTGAAGTGATTCCCTGAAGAAACATGAACATCTGAAAATCGGAGATATTAGAAGCATGTGTGTCGAATACTCTGCCTATCACTAGGCATGAACAGGCCACTTCCCATTGCCAGTATTAGTATTTCAATTTCAGTACTTACTAATATCGTCTCTACACTCTGCACTGCTACATCGGGGCCCTTTTCCTTGACTACCCCGGTCTGGCCTGCTTTCATTTTTTTGACTCCATGAACGACGCCGTTTACTCCACTCGGCAGGCTGCTGATTTACTAGGTGTGTCCGTACGCACCGTACAACTTTGGGTAGAAGCCGGAACCCTGAAAGCCTGGAAAACCCAAGGCGGCCACCGACGCATTGACCGCGACTCCGTGCAAACCATTTTGCAAGAGCGCCAAGGGCGCAGCAGTCAGCAACTGCCCGGTGCCCCTACTACCCCGACGAGCCTGCCCGTTTGCAACGAAGAACCCTGTCTGCGCGTACTGGTCGTTGAAGACGATCTGGATCTGCTGGCTATTTACCGTATGGCTATGGAACATCTGCCCTTTCCGATTGAACTGCGTTGCGAGCAGGATGGGCTCAAAGGTCTGATAGCCGCGGGCAATTTCTACCCCGATGTCCTTATTGTGGATCTGAACTTGCCCAAGCTCGATGGTTTTGCCATGCTCAAGGCCTTGGCGGATGCCCCCGAAACAGGACATACCCAGATCTACGTGATTTCCGCTTTGAGTGCTGCCGACATTCACGCACGTGGTGGCCTGCCCAGCAACGCCACAGCCCTGGCCAAGCCCATTCCCATCGCCTTGCTGTTGCAACTGCTCAGCGAAGCCTTCCACGCCCAGTACCTGCCCTCCTGAGCACCTCTTCCCCCAGTATCAGTACGGATCAATTTTTTCAATTTCAAGCCATTTGTGACAATAATTTTCATTTGATTATCAATTTTTTATTTTTGGACATAAAAAACGGATCAAATGATACTATTCACGAAAATTCACAACAAGAAATTGATCCGTTTATCTCGCGTCTTCTGCTGATACAAAAATATAAGGGGAAAAGCTATGCGCAAGAACCTACCCATTACCGGCGTCGAAACCGAGCTTCTGGACGAGCAATATCTCATTTCCAAAACTGATCTGGCCGGCCGCATCATCTATGCAAACCCGGCCTTTGTCGAGGTAAGCGGCTTTAGTCGGGCAGAGTTGATAGGCGAGCCACACAATATCGTGCGCCACCCCGATATGCCATCGGAAGTTTTTGCAGATTTGTGGCATACCCTGAAACAGAGGCGTTCGTGGGTGGGAGTGGTAAAGAATCGCCGCAAAGACGGCGGTTTTTATTGGGTTCTCGCCCATGCCAGCCCGATTATTGAACAAGGCGAATTAACCGGCTTTGCGTCGGTACGGGTACGAGCAAAACCTCAGGATATTCAAGCGGCTGAACAGTTTTATCAGGAATTGCGCGAAGGCCGAAATCGTTCGCGAACCATCCGCGCAGGTCAAATTATGGACCGCAGTTGGCGGCGCCCTGTTGCTGGGCTGCGCTTTTTACTTGGCCCCAGCTTACTGGCGGCTTTTCTGCGCAAAGGCATATTGAATCTAGGTATTACCGGCGGGATTATTGCCATGATCCTGAGTACGGAAATGCCACAACAAAGCATGATTCTGCTGGCCAGTTCCCTGGGCATAGGCACCTTGATGATTTTAGGCTATCAAGCCATCTTGATGCGGCGCGTTTTGGGATCGTTTAAAACAGCCACGCACATCGCTCAACAAATTGCAGCAGGCAACCTGACGGTCAATACACGTGGGCCTGCCGTGAAAAAACTGGAAACACTGGGACAGAATCTGGACCTGATGCGCAAAAGCCTGATGAGCATCAGCACGGACGTGGACCAGAGCTGTACACGCAATCAGCAGGTATCACGCAAACTCTCTGACAATAGCACCTTGCTGGAAGCACGCACTCAAGAACAAGCTTCCTCCATGCAAGAGACAACCGCCAGCATGAGCTCATTCGGACAAACCGTCTTGCAGACCGCAGACAATGCCAAGGCCAGCCATGAACTGGCCAGCCGCAGTGCAGATATTGCCAGTCGTGGCAATGAGGCGGTTCAGAAAGTCAGTTCGTCCATGCAACAGATTCTGGAAAGCTCGCAGCATATTGGCAATATTGTCTCGATGATCAATAACATCGCCTTTCAAACCAATATCTTGTCAATCAATGCCTCGATTGAATCAGCGCGGGCTGGAGAGGCCGGTAAAGGTTTTGCAGTGGTCGCTTCTGCCGTTCGCTCGTTGGCTCAGCAAGCCGCCCAAGCAGCCGATGAAATCAAGCAGCTCGTCACGCAAACCCAAACACTCAGTGCCGAAGGGGCGGATCATGCGGCACATGCCGGCCAAACCATGCAGGAAATTCTGGCCTCGGTATCTGAAGTGGCGGGTTTGATGGGTGAAATTTCTGCTGCCACCAGCGAGCAAAGCATGGGTTTAGGCCAACTGACCCAAGCCCTGAAACAAGTGGATCAAATTACCACTGACAATGCCGCCCTGGTTCATGATTTGAGCGAAACCGCTCAGGAGCTGAACCAGAACGGTGCCGAGCTGCAAGAGGCAATCCGAGTCCTGAATCATGGAGACAACGCGCGTACCCACGAACCCGCACGCTCGCCGACCCCTTTGGTTCTGGCACCCATCGTGAATATGGATACCGCTCGTCGCAGGTCCACCCAGCCGGGACGGCTCCGACAAGTGATATCCAACACATAACAATACTAAAATCCCAGGCTTTGGGTGCCCCCCAGTAGGGCCAGCACGCCCAGCACAGCAAAGATACAGGCGACAATACGGTGGACCAGTTGAGTAGGCAAGCGGCGGGCAATACGTTCACCGAACAAGACGGCTGGAGCGTTGGCCAGCATCATCCCCAAGGTCGTGCCCAGCACCACCCAAGCAAATTCTTGATATTGAGCGGCTAAAGCGACCGTGGCAATCTGTGTCTTGTCACCCATTTCGGCCAGGAAAAAAGTGACCAGCGTGGTACCAAACACGCCAAAACGCGTACGCGAGGCTTCGGCATCGTCAATCTTGTCGGGAATCAGAATCCAGATGGCCATGGCCAGAAAAGAAACACCCAGTACCCAGCGCAGCACTTCAGGATCCAGCAAAGCAGGAACCCAGGCACCAATAGCACCAGCCAGGCCGTGATTGACCAAGGTTGCTATGAAAATAGCAAGAATAATGGGCCAAGGGCGTTTGTAGCGGGCTGCGAGAATAAAGGCGAGCAACTGGGTTTTGTCCCCAATTTCTGCCAGAGCAACCACACCCGTGGAGATAAACAACGCTTCCATAACAACTCCTGGCCGGATACGAGACGAATGACCACAAACCCTCCCGGCCAAACGCGAAGGTCTATGGTCAAAAGTCTTGCCAGGCTAAGTTGCTACCAGCGCCATGACCCTGTATAGGCCAAGTATGTTGACGCTGATCTTCGCTAATCCGAAGCGGCTACTCCCTCATGACGAAGCGCATCGTAGCGTAGATTAGTGCACCTGTCCAATCGGAGATTTTCAACGCACTGGAAGTACACTTGCTTATTTTCACGCTTTCACCTTACGCATGACTGCCCACCCCCCAGCATCAGGCAAGCCCAACACCTACCAGCCTTATGTGCTGCTGTATTTGTTATTCATGATTTTGTTGTGGTCCGTTTTGATGGCCATTAGCCACAAGGCGCCCGACCTGGACGGCATGGAAGAGCTGGTCTGGTCGGTCAGTTTTGAGCTGGGCTATCTGAAGCATCCGCCCTTCCCCTCATGGGTGATGGCCGCCTTGACCAGTGTGCTCGGGCGCCCGGCCTGGCTGACCTTTGCGGCAGGCATAACGGCCTCGGTACTGGGACTGTGGTTTATCTGGAAACTGGCCTGCGAGTTCCTGAATCCTGAACGCGCTTTCATGGTCTTGCTGATCAGCTCTGTCAGTATTTATTTTTCCTTGCGCGGCACCATCTTTAATCACAACACGGCCCAACTGTGGTCGGTTACCGCCGCGACCTGGCTTTTCTATCGTGCCAGCCGGGATCAAAAACCAGCAGATTGGTTATGGCTGGGCGCGGTCGCCGCGCTGTCTACGGTCACCAAATACAGCGCCCTTATTCTATTCACCGCCTTCTTTTTGTATTTCCTGCGCAGCGGTATGTGGCGTCAGCGACAAACCTGGGCAGGCTTGGGCTTGGCCCTGCTTACCTATGTGCTGGTCTTGTCTCCGCATCTGTACTGGTTGCTAAAGCACGATTTCGCCCCCTTCCGCTATATGGATGGTTCGCTGGAAACGCACACTCGCTGGGAGGCCTATCAGGAGCTGCTGGCTTTTAGTCTGGACCAACTGGGGCGGCTCAGCCCCATGATAGTGGCCCTGATTGCACTGAGCGTCTGGAATCGTCGAGACCGCAAAGAGCAGGTTACGCCCGATAGCGCCCAGCCAAACCCGCAACGCTATGCCCATTCCCTCTCTAGCAGCGACAAGCAATTTCTACTGTGGGTGGGCCTGACGCCTATCGTTAGCACAGTCTTGATTTCTGCCATTATGGGTACCCGTCTGGTGGCATCCTGGGCAACAACGTTCTTTGTGCTGTATGGCTTTTTTGCCTTGTGGATCATGCACGGCAAAGACAAGATTCAGTTACGTCGCGTCGCCACTATTGTGATCGTGCTGCAAATTCTATTGGCAACGGGTTATGCCTTGGCCCGTGGCCCACTGGCCTGGTATACAGGCCGGGATTCTCGATCCACGTTTCCCGGCCCTGAGGTGTCTGCCCTGATGCAAGCCATCTGGAAAGAACACATGCCCGGCATCCCTTTGAGCCTTGTAGTGGCGGACACCTGGCTGGGTGGAAACATTGCCGTTCATGCTGGGCAAGACGTCATGGTCTTTATTGATGCCGATCCTGCTGCTTCGCCCTGGTTGACTCTCCCCCAAGACCTGC is a genomic window containing:
- a CDS encoding glycosyltransferase family 39 protein gives rise to the protein MTAHPPASGKPNTYQPYVLLYLLFMILLWSVLMAISHKAPDLDGMEELVWSVSFELGYLKHPPFPSWVMAALTSVLGRPAWLTFAAGITASVLGLWFIWKLACEFLNPERAFMVLLISSVSIYFSLRGTIFNHNTAQLWSVTAATWLFYRASRDQKPADWLWLGAVAALSTVTKYSALILFTAFFLYFLRSGMWRQRQTWAGLGLALLTYVLVLSPHLYWLLKHDFAPFRYMDGSLETHTRWEAYQELLAFSLDQLGRLSPMIVALIALSVWNRRDRKEQVTPDSAQPNPQRYAHSLSSSDKQFLLWVGLTPIVSTVLISAIMGTRLVASWATTFFVLYGFFALWIMHGKDKIQLRRVATIVIVLQILLATGYALARGPLAWYTGRDSRSTFPGPEVSALMQAIWKEHMPGIPLSLVVADTWLGGNIAVHAGQDVMVFIDADPAASPWLTLPQDLQCGALVVYSIQTRGEPPAPLLKLYEQAPIKGLAKQRWSSERSPLIDLNWAILPAHSSCPFLATTR
- a CDS encoding ATP-binding protein, which gives rise to MLDTLPDAIVMFDSGGRLLGCNRAMRNMLGLPELVNGKNDFLDFFQRLENGLQADLAYLLPGISQAIYRSNHPFYGMHRDGEGERRRALEFHSYAAPAPDTATLLMIRDVTAHMQKERDRADCFAVAAHEIRSPLAAISGYIELLQLEATPSAWASKIYMQLHEKVRGVDVLLDELTQLNRIEYDGVGSREWRASDLRAVLRLSLRAFNEQRQRICLDLPSHSLWARVDVVPLLVALRNALENALKYSAADTVVILRLRPGQAGWACIEVLDQGPGIDPIYQDKVFDKFYRLPGQQVQGSGLGLSILRSIVRHHGGRVYFKEHPGPGAHLVMELVLLPSASYTP
- a CDS encoding TMEM165/GDT1 family protein: MEALFISTGVVALAEIGDKTQLLAFILAARYKRPWPIILAIFIATLVNHGLAGAIGAWVPALLDPEVLRWVLGVSFLAMAIWILIPDKIDDAEASRTRFGVFGTTLVTFFLAEMGDKTQIATVALAAQYQEFAWVVLGTTLGMMLANAPAVLFGERIARRLPTQLVHRIVACIFAVLGVLALLGGTQSLGF
- a CDS encoding helix-turn-helix domain-containing protein — its product is MNDAVYSTRQAADLLGVSVRTVQLWVEAGTLKAWKTQGGHRRIDRDSVQTILQERQGRSSQQLPGAPTTPTSLPVCNEEPCLRVLVVEDDLDLLAIYRMAMEHLPFPIELRCEQDGLKGLIAAGNFYPDVLIVDLNLPKLDGFAMLKALADAPETGHTQIYVISALSAADIHARGGLPSNATALAKPIPIALLLQLLSEAFHAQYLPS
- a CDS encoding methyl-accepting chemotaxis protein; the encoded protein is MRKNLPITGVETELLDEQYLISKTDLAGRIIYANPAFVEVSGFSRAELIGEPHNIVRHPDMPSEVFADLWHTLKQRRSWVGVVKNRRKDGGFYWVLAHASPIIEQGELTGFASVRVRAKPQDIQAAEQFYQELREGRNRSRTIRAGQIMDRSWRRPVAGLRFLLGPSLLAAFLRKGILNLGITGGIIAMILSTEMPQQSMILLASSLGIGTLMILGYQAILMRRVLGSFKTATHIAQQIAAGNLTVNTRGPAVKKLETLGQNLDLMRKSLMSISTDVDQSCTRNQQVSRKLSDNSTLLEARTQEQASSMQETTASMSSFGQTVLQTADNAKASHELASRSADIASRGNEAVQKVSSSMQQILESSQHIGNIVSMINNIAFQTNILSINASIESARAGEAGKGFAVVASAVRSLAQQAAQAADEIKQLVTQTQTLSAEGADHAAHAGQTMQEILASVSEVAGLMGEISAATSEQSMGLGQLTQALKQVDQITTDNAALVHDLSETAQELNQNGAELQEAIRVLNHGDNARTHEPARSPTPLVLAPIVNMDTARRRSTQPGRLRQVISNT
- the speE gene encoding polyamine aminopropyltransferase; protein product: MQGLHLTADLYQCACSPELLIDAQKLADFCRQQTIDAGLTIVGEEWQAFPEFEGQPGGVTGVLLLAESHLAIHTWPERGGVTLDVYVCNFMQDNSGKATGLINGIEQAFKPGQAQRNRLWRGEADGPAHAGELLTENLNQDALYGFRFTERLLERQTAFQRLELLRSETLGTTLRLDGCMMTSEAEEFFYHEGLIHPAAMAHPNPRRALIVGGGDGGALEELLKYPSLERVSLVELDGEVIEVAREHLQSIHKGAFDNPRVQIQIADGAQFLATTQEQFDLIYLDLTDPETPAGPLYTAEFFESCKRALASGGALVLHLGSPFHESQQVKNLSSSLASVFAQVHGYGLHIPLYGSYWGLAIASDELNPRTFCAEQIQERLEQRMSSENQDSLQFYNADLHGALFALPTFYRRLMPVNETNLEEVC